One region of Flavobacterium sp. KACC 22763 genomic DNA includes:
- a CDS encoding helix-turn-helix and ligand-binding sensor domain-containing protein: MKSILFKSVFFFFIALQLQAQELLPFVENYSKSDYQGDNQIWNVVQGNDNAMYFANNHYLLRYDGVKWEKYTLPNKTIIRSILIEGDKIYSGSYKEFGYWYRKDGTMHYVSITKNLRLFDEKDNEEIWKIFRFNGALYFQSFNDVFIYNGKTVKKIKFPFLISYCFGVDKNLYVASVKDGIYKMNGKYISNPKGWDVLKNTVVHAIEKFQNTTYIFTQKKGVFIVEKNGLKAWDHPINETLKAATINVAKFVKNDKLIIGTGNRGIYILDLKNNSYKNIERNNVLMNNSVLSIGLDKENDLWVGLDNGIAHIEVNSPISFFYDNSGLLGSVYAVAAINKGYLIASNHGIFEYSAGKFNMMPNTQGQGWNISLIDGKYIIGHNDGTFSYENNALTKINGVSGGWNMSKSSINNTYFQSTYSGILVYDDPSNMSHYKIIKDLAKPIKYVAQNKKNEIWAADNYRGLYRVLLDDNYNTLKVENVTQQGKIQNDFGIKIFEFRKEILFLINNSWYTYNSISNKLEENELFNTNFRNVTDVVSIDEDHFMVLQNGILYHIYAQGNKFVWNIIQEKYYKGKLINENLRIFKKDNYYLFNLDDGFISLKLEYENKQNSEVKIEAFSDDALIPSDEKIKFNTELKINVISGIYGASRPNLFYKLDKEKEFIPISDGLIVLNNLSSGYHAVEIFKHDGATYDAVSSYKFKVAEPWYFSFWMILLYFLVIGAVLFFYYKWNKLRYMQKLKLQAEELKHQREILEMELKKENELNIQEYEKHILELELQAKSSEVAGKSLSIAKQTEMIDKIQGILETEKDFSKLKNEIRKAIKINEVNKHEWETFETNLNQIHNEFIINLSKKYPQLTPKDIKLCVYLKMNLSSKEIAPMMNISFRGVELHRYRLRKKLNLTQDENLSKFLLTL, translated from the coding sequence TTGAAATCGATACTTTTTAAATCCGTTTTCTTCTTTTTCATCGCTTTACAGCTTCAAGCACAAGAATTACTTCCTTTTGTCGAAAATTACAGCAAATCAGATTATCAGGGAGATAATCAAATCTGGAATGTTGTGCAAGGAAACGATAATGCAATGTACTTTGCAAATAACCATTATTTGCTTCGTTACGACGGAGTAAAATGGGAAAAATATACACTTCCGAATAAAACTATTATTCGATCAATTCTGATTGAAGGAGATAAAATATATTCTGGTTCATATAAAGAATTTGGTTATTGGTACAGAAAAGATGGTACCATGCATTATGTCTCAATTACCAAAAATCTCAGATTATTTGATGAAAAAGATAATGAAGAGATTTGGAAAATTTTCAGATTTAACGGCGCTCTTTATTTTCAATCTTTTAACGATGTTTTTATTTACAATGGAAAAACAGTTAAGAAAATTAAGTTTCCTTTTCTTATTTCATATTGTTTTGGAGTAGATAAAAATTTATATGTTGCTTCTGTTAAAGATGGAATTTATAAAATGAACGGTAAATACATTTCCAATCCAAAGGGATGGGACGTTTTAAAAAATACTGTTGTTCACGCTATAGAAAAGTTTCAAAATACGACTTATATTTTTACACAAAAAAAAGGTGTTTTCATTGTAGAAAAAAATGGATTGAAAGCTTGGGATCATCCTATAAATGAAACTTTAAAAGCTGCAACCATCAATGTGGCAAAATTTGTCAAAAATGATAAGTTGATTATTGGAACTGGAAATCGCGGAATTTACATTTTAGATTTGAAAAATAATTCCTATAAAAATATTGAGCGTAATAATGTTTTAATGAATAATTCGGTCCTAAGTATAGGATTGGATAAAGAGAACGATTTGTGGGTTGGTTTAGATAATGGTATAGCTCATATTGAGGTTAATTCCCCTATTTCTTTCTTTTATGATAACTCTGGCCTTTTAGGATCTGTTTACGCTGTGGCAGCAATTAATAAAGGTTATTTAATTGCATCAAATCACGGTATTTTTGAGTACAGTGCAGGAAAATTTAATATGATGCCTAATACACAAGGGCAAGGCTGGAATATTTCTTTAATTGATGGAAAATATATTATTGGCCACAATGACGGCACTTTTTCATATGAAAATAATGCTTTGACCAAAATAAATGGTGTCAGCGGTGGCTGGAATATGTCTAAAAGCAGTATCAACAACACTTATTTTCAATCGACTTATAGCGGTATTTTAGTTTATGATGATCCATCAAACATGTCTCATTATAAAATTATAAAGGATCTGGCAAAGCCAATAAAATATGTTGCTCAAAATAAAAAGAATGAAATCTGGGCGGCAGACAATTATCGAGGTTTGTACCGAGTTTTGCTAGATGATAATTATAATACATTAAAAGTTGAAAACGTCACACAGCAAGGCAAAATACAGAATGATTTTGGAATAAAGATTTTTGAATTTAGAAAAGAAATACTTTTTTTGATTAACAATTCTTGGTATACCTACAATTCGATATCCAATAAATTGGAAGAAAATGAATTGTTTAATACAAACTTCAGAAATGTTACAGATGTAGTTTCCATAGACGAAGATCATTTTATGGTTCTGCAAAATGGAATCTTGTACCATATTTATGCTCAAGGAAACAAATTTGTATGGAATATTATTCAGGAGAAATATTATAAAGGAAAATTGATTAATGAGAATCTCAGAATTTTTAAAAAAGACAATTATTATTTGTTTAATCTCGATGATGGATTTATTTCTCTTAAACTAGAATATGAAAACAAACAAAATTCAGAAGTAAAGATTGAAGCATTTAGTGATGATGCTTTAATTCCGAGCGATGAAAAAATTAAATTCAATACAGAATTAAAGATTAATGTTATTTCTGGAATTTATGGAGCGAGCAGGCCAAATTTGTTTTATAAGCTTGACAAAGAAAAAGAGTTTATTCCAATCTCAGATGGATTGATTGTTTTGAATAATTTGAGCAGTGGTTATCATGCTGTAGAAATATTCAAACATGATGGAGCAACCTATGATGCAGTTTCATCATATAAATTTAAAGTTGCAGAACCTTGGTATTTTTCATTTTGGATGATTCTGCTGTATTTTCTTGTAATCGGAGCAGTTTTGTTTTTCTATTATAAATGGAATAAGCTTCGTTATATGCAAAAATTAAAATTGCAGGCTGAAGAATTAAAGCATCAAAGAGAAATTCTTGAAATGGAATTGAAAAAGGAAAACGAACTTAATATTCAAGAATACGAAAAGCACATTTTAGAATTAGAATTGCAGGCTAAATCTTCTGAAGTTGCTGGTAAGTCATTATCGATTGCCAAACAAACTGAAATGATCGATAAAATTCAAGGTATTTTAGAAACCGAAAAAGACTTTAGTAAACTTAAAAATGAAATTAGAAAAGCTATTAAGATTAATGAAGTAAATAAACACGAATGGGAAACATTTGAGACCAATTTGAATCAAATCCATAATGAGTTTATCATTAATCTGTCTAAAAAATATCCGCAACTAACTCCAAAGGATATAAAACTATGTGTTTACCTTAAAATGAACCTTTCTTCTAAAGAAATTGCCCCTATGATGAATATATCATTTAGAGGCGTAGAACTGCATAGATATCGCCTTAGAAAGAAACTAAACCTTACTCAGGACGAAAACCTGTCAAAGTTTTTATTAACTCTGTAA
- a CDS encoding SusC/RagA family TonB-linked outer membrane protein: MKNFIFSFLALLLLPTYMMGQAQAIKGKVVDSNGMGIPGAIIASADARATADADFDGNFTINAKPGDVLKISMLGFDSVSVPATAAPMTITLKEAGDTALKEVVVIGYGTRKKIDNTSAVASLKAEDVTKTKVLNASQAIQGKAAGVQVTSSDAPGSTPSVVIRGLGTALGGRNPLYIVDGMPTENINNINTNDITSYEILKDASALAIYGTRAANGVIIITTKKGKGDKVSVEVESFAGVRTPLKKVKMANGDQYAAYSNAALGTNTFATNQPVNTNWLDEITRTGSYTQNNISVSGASENIKYFFSAGNYEEKAILNGLDYSRTTFRNNNEFKLSKKVTLNQNLSFTSSKSAPKPLGAFTNAYKQSPIVPVRFADGQYGVSRVDANGVAGPVGSSFNNVGNPVAQLDFYDEQQRSVTLQGGLKLDWEIIDGLKFTSQFNGEYYNWKQYNFEDKQGIWMAANPNKTEADYVATHEKDPVNLLTRGREEYFNWNLSNYFTYNKVFANIHDVEVTAGIEASVKGPRETLTIARKNVSENSNYWSLYNAKDAKGVDYVADITSLYDIRYNESRLASYFGRVQYKLMDKYLFTGTIRRDGSSNFAKDYRWGTFPSFGIGWVMTKESFLSDIKGVDLIKLRGSWGRLGNQNVPLNTQAYASGLNAYLGGSLLYQGTTINSQIDPSLSWEITEEASAGVDFEFLSNRLKGSFDVYDKNTNNVILNTKPYMTSGMTISTPAHVGEVSNKGFEVALRWDDKINDNLSYWVGGNFSHNTNKLAGLKDFDISPVVGGNLGNGQDTKMLNKTSVGQPLGSFYLYEYAGIDPANGKMLYYNAAGDKVTQNLLDANKDKKYVGSILPKNNYGVTLGLNYKNIDFSVDGYGTGGAKVYNGKKAQRFTGENIEASLTSNYWTPTNTTAANPKPFNEVPVASTYYMESGDFFRINNITLGYKLPLTETSFINYCRLYVNAINPFITQKFSGFSPELNGNGDPYGTQGIELDAYPTLRSFVIGANLKF; the protein is encoded by the coding sequence ATGAAAAATTTTATTTTTAGCTTTTTAGCGCTCTTGCTGCTGCCTACATATATGATGGGGCAGGCTCAAGCAATTAAAGGAAAAGTAGTAGACAGTAATGGAATGGGAATTCCAGGAGCAATTATCGCTTCAGCTGATGCTAGAGCTACTGCAGATGCAGATTTCGACGGAAACTTTACAATTAATGCAAAACCTGGAGATGTTCTAAAAATCTCTATGTTAGGCTTTGATTCGGTTTCTGTACCGGCTACAGCCGCACCAATGACAATTACCTTAAAAGAAGCAGGTGATACTGCCTTAAAAGAAGTAGTTGTAATTGGGTACGGTACAAGAAAGAAAATTGATAACACTTCGGCTGTTGCTTCATTAAAAGCTGAGGATGTTACTAAAACAAAAGTTTTAAATGCTTCTCAAGCTATTCAAGGTAAAGCTGCGGGTGTTCAGGTAACTTCTTCAGATGCTCCAGGAAGCACGCCTTCTGTTGTAATTAGAGGTTTAGGGACTGCATTAGGAGGAAGAAATCCTTTATACATTGTTGATGGAATGCCAACAGAAAACATCAATAATATTAATACAAATGATATTACTTCTTATGAAATCTTGAAAGATGCGTCTGCATTGGCTATTTATGGAACAAGAGCAGCAAATGGAGTTATCATTATTACCACTAAAAAAGGTAAAGGAGATAAAGTATCTGTGGAGGTTGAAAGTTTTGCAGGTGTTAGAACACCACTTAAAAAAGTAAAAATGGCAAATGGAGACCAATATGCTGCATACTCAAATGCTGCATTAGGTACAAACACTTTTGCTACAAATCAGCCTGTTAACACAAATTGGTTGGATGAAATTACGAGAACAGGATCTTACACTCAAAATAACATTTCGGTTTCAGGGGCTTCAGAAAACATTAAATATTTCTTTAGTGCTGGAAACTATGAAGAAAAAGCAATCTTAAATGGCCTTGATTACTCACGTACTACCTTCAGAAACAATAATGAGTTTAAATTATCTAAGAAAGTAACGTTAAATCAAAATTTAAGTTTTACATCATCTAAATCTGCTCCAAAACCTTTAGGAGCTTTTACAAATGCTTACAAACAGTCGCCTATAGTACCAGTACGTTTTGCTGATGGTCAATATGGTGTATCTCGTGTAGATGCTAATGGTGTAGCAGGTCCAGTAGGTTCATCATTTAATAATGTTGGAAATCCAGTTGCTCAGCTAGATTTCTATGATGAACAACAAAGAAGTGTTACTCTACAAGGAGGATTAAAATTAGATTGGGAGATTATTGATGGTTTAAAATTCACTTCTCAGTTTAATGGTGAATACTATAATTGGAAACAATATAATTTCGAAGATAAGCAAGGTATCTGGATGGCAGCTAACCCTAATAAAACTGAAGCAGATTATGTTGCTACTCATGAAAAAGATCCAGTAAATTTATTAACAAGGGGTAGAGAAGAATACTTTAACTGGAATTTATCTAATTATTTTACTTACAATAAAGTTTTCGCAAACATTCATGATGTTGAGGTAACTGCTGGTATTGAAGCTTCTGTAAAAGGACCAAGAGAAACTTTGACAATTGCTAGAAAAAATGTAAGCGAAAATTCTAACTATTGGTCTCTATATAATGCTAAAGACGCCAAAGGTGTTGATTATGTGGCTGATATTACTAGTTTATATGATATCAGATACAACGAAAGCAGATTAGCTTCTTATTTCGGAAGGGTTCAGTATAAATTAATGGACAAATATTTATTTACGGGTACAATTAGACGTGATGGATCTTCAAACTTTGCTAAAGATTATCGTTGGGGCACTTTCCCTTCTTTTGGTATTGGTTGGGTTATGACGAAAGAAAGTTTCTTATCAGATATTAAAGGTGTTGATTTAATTAAATTGAGAGGTAGCTGGGGTAGATTAGGAAATCAAAATGTTCCTTTAAATACTCAAGCTTATGCCTCAGGACTTAATGCTTACTTAGGTGGTTCACTTTTATATCAAGGAACAACAATTAACTCTCAAATTGATCCAAGCTTATCTTGGGAGATTACAGAAGAGGCTTCTGCGGGTGTTGATTTTGAATTCTTAAGCAACAGATTAAAAGGATCTTTTGATGTGTATGACAAAAACACAAACAATGTTATTTTAAATACGAAGCCATACATGACATCTGGTATGACAATTTCAACTCCAGCGCACGTGGGTGAGGTGTCTAATAAAGGTTTTGAGGTGGCTTTACGTTGGGATGATAAAATTAATGATAACTTAAGTTATTGGGTTGGAGGAAACTTCTCTCACAATACAAACAAACTAGCAGGTTTAAAAGATTTTGATATTTCACCTGTTGTTGGAGGTAATTTAGGTAATGGTCAAGATACTAAAATGTTAAATAAAACTTCAGTAGGGCAGCCTTTAGGAAGTTTCTATTTATACGAGTATGCAGGTATCGATCCAGCAAATGGTAAAATGCTTTATTATAATGCAGCTGGTGATAAAGTGACTCAAAACTTGCTTGATGCAAATAAAGATAAAAAATATGTTGGTTCTATTTTACCTAAAAACAACTATGGTGTTACTTTAGGATTAAACTATAAAAACATCGATTTTTCTGTTGATGGTTATGGTACTGGTGGTGCTAAAGTTTATAATGGTAAAAAAGCTCAGCGTTTTACAGGTGAAAACATTGAAGCTTCTTTAACTAGCAACTATTGGACACCGACTAATACTACAGCAGCAAATCCTAAGCCATTTAATGAAGTACCAGTTGCTTCAACATACTACATGGAATCAGGAGATTTCTTTAGAATTAACAACATCACTTTAGGATATAAACTTCCTTTAACTGAAACAAGTTTTATCAACTATTGTAGACTTTATGTTAATGCAATCAACCCATTCATTACTCAAAAATTCTCTGGTTTCTCTCCAGAATTGAATGGTAATGGTGATCCATACGGAACTCAAGGAATTGAGCTCGATGCTTATCCTACTTTAAGATCTTTCGTTATTGGTGCTAATTTAAAATTTTAA
- a CDS encoding RagB/SusD family nutrient uptake outer membrane protein gives MKKIYISMFALSALFFTGCADDFLDVAPTQSIPTSDVELYNTDSGAKTFVTSIYAKFLDWDMSSFGWIGLASITSDDADKGSSPGDTGTDKDVLDALTYNSSNPSAESTFIAQYDGINRCNQALNMIPKLDKADPALRERLMGEAKFLRAFMYFTLVKCYGGVPIVDRLQNPTSEEDKKMLLTRKPLAEVYAFIEKDLQEAIAVLPNRSAYAADEKARASKGAAYALLAKVSLYQKKWQQVIDNCNQITGYALNPSYAKMFRLEGENDIESIFEINGNGAVPTKGIAGYSNTQGARGNGGWGWGFNVPSQSLLNAYEPGDVRKNATIIFRNSTLYDGRVVPETVENPMYNFKAYSSSYTDAWETDANIKYLRYGEVLLMKAEALNELGQTSEAIGLLNQIRHRAELGDTPATSQAAVRTAIWKERRVELAFEFDRFFDLVRTGQAESAFAADGKVFTVGKNELFPIPASFILQADGLSTQNPGY, from the coding sequence ATGAAAAAGATATATATATCAATGTTTGCATTGTCAGCATTGTTCTTTACAGGATGTGCAGATGATTTTTTAGACGTTGCTCCAACACAATCTATACCAACATCAGATGTTGAGCTTTACAATACAGATAGTGGTGCAAAAACATTTGTAACTTCAATTTATGCTAAATTCCTAGATTGGGATATGAGTTCATTTGGATGGATTGGTTTAGCAAGTATTACTTCTGATGATGCTGATAAAGGATCTTCTCCTGGTGATACTGGAACAGATAAAGACGTTTTGGATGCATTAACCTATAATTCTTCAAATCCATCAGCAGAAAGTACTTTCATTGCTCAGTATGATGGTATTAACAGATGTAATCAAGCTTTAAATATGATTCCTAAATTGGATAAAGCTGATCCTGCATTAAGAGAAAGATTAATGGGAGAAGCAAAATTTTTGAGAGCTTTCATGTACTTTACTCTTGTAAAATGTTATGGTGGTGTTCCAATTGTTGATCGTTTACAAAACCCAACATCAGAGGAAGATAAAAAAATGTTACTTACTCGTAAACCTCTAGCCGAAGTTTACGCTTTTATTGAAAAAGATTTGCAAGAGGCAATTGCAGTTTTGCCAAATAGAAGTGCTTATGCTGCAGATGAAAAAGCAAGAGCTTCAAAAGGTGCAGCTTATGCTTTATTAGCAAAAGTAAGCTTGTATCAAAAGAAATGGCAGCAGGTAATTGATAACTGTAATCAAATTACAGGTTATGCACTTAACCCAAGCTATGCTAAGATGTTCAGATTAGAAGGTGAAAATGACATTGAGTCAATTTTTGAAATAAACGGAAACGGTGCTGTACCAACTAAAGGAATTGCAGGATACTCTAATACACAAGGTGCGCGTGGCAACGGTGGATGGGGATGGGGATTCAACGTTCCATCACAAAGCTTATTAAATGCATATGAGCCTGGAGATGTTAGAAAAAATGCTACAATTATCTTTAGAAATTCAACTTTATATGATGGAAGAGTTGTACCAGAAACGGTAGAAAATCCTATGTATAATTTTAAAGCATATTCTTCTTCATATACTGATGCGTGGGAAACTGATGCAAATATCAAATATTTAAGATATGGTGAAGTGCTTTTAATGAAAGCTGAAGCATTAAATGAGTTAGGACAAACTTCTGAAGCAATTGGTTTGCTAAACCAAATCAGACATAGAGCAGAATTAGGAGATACTCCGGCAACTTCTCAAGCAGCTGTTAGAACTGCAATTTGGAAAGAAAGAAGAGTTGAACTTGCTTTTGAATTTGACAGATTCTTTGATTTAGTTAGAACTGGTCAAGCAGAAAGTGCTTTTGCTGCAGATGGAAAAGTATTTACAGTAGGTAAAAATGAATTATTTCCTATTCCGGCGTCCTTCATTTTGCAAGCAGATGGTTTATCAACACAAAACCCTGGTTATTAA
- a CDS encoding glucoamylase family protein, translating to MVRISVLFLAFTFFSCGSNADKSKENVQENTSGVTALTDEQLLDAVQKQTFKYFWDYAEPNSGLARERYHPDGVYPENDSNIVTTGGSGFGLMALVSGMSQGYITKEQGVERLNKIADFLGKADRFHGAWSHWIDGNTGKVKPFGTKDNGGDLVETSFLVAGMITVREYLKDGSEKEKAVAQKYDALWKGVDWQWYTNNKNVLYWHWSPSYAWQMNFPLQGYNECLITYVMAASSPTHTIDAKAYHEGWARSGGIVSSKTKYNIPLILKHNGAEEFGGPLFWAHYSYVGLDPNQLSDKYANYWDLNVNQTKINYEYCVQNPNKNAGYGPEYWGLTASYSRNPDGSIGYNAHMPSNDQGVISPTAAISSIVYTPKESMAVIRNLYENHKEETWGDAGFYDALSLGNKWVAKRYLAIDQGPELVMIENYRTGLIWKLFMNAPEVKQGLTKLGFKSGKYGIQ from the coding sequence ATGGTTAGAATTTCAGTTTTATTTTTAGCTTTTACTTTTTTTAGTTGTGGATCTAATGCCGATAAGTCAAAAGAAAATGTACAGGAAAATACTTCTGGCGTTACTGCATTAACAGATGAGCAGCTTTTAGACGCTGTTCAAAAACAAACTTTTAAATACTTCTGGGATTATGCAGAACCAAATTCTGGATTAGCTAGAGAACGTTATCATCCGGACGGAGTTTATCCTGAAAACGATTCAAATATTGTAACAACAGGTGGTTCAGGTTTCGGATTAATGGCGCTCGTTTCAGGAATGTCTCAAGGTTATATTACAAAAGAGCAAGGGGTAGAGAGACTTAACAAAATTGCAGATTTTTTAGGCAAAGCAGATCGTTTTCACGGAGCATGGTCACATTGGATTGACGGAAATACAGGAAAAGTAAAGCCTTTTGGAACCAAGGATAATGGTGGTGATTTAGTTGAAACCTCATTTTTGGTTGCAGGAATGATTACGGTTCGTGAATATCTTAAAGATGGTTCTGAAAAAGAAAAAGCCGTAGCACAAAAATACGATGCACTTTGGAAAGGTGTTGATTGGCAATGGTATACAAATAACAAAAACGTATTATATTGGCATTGGTCTCCTTCTTATGCATGGCAGATGAATTTCCCACTACAAGGATATAACGAATGCCTTATTACTTACGTAATGGCAGCGTCTTCGCCAACGCATACAATCGATGCGAAAGCATATCACGAAGGATGGGCGAGAAGCGGTGGCATAGTTTCTTCAAAAACAAAATATAATATCCCTCTTATTTTAAAGCATAATGGTGCAGAAGAATTTGGCGGTCCGTTATTCTGGGCTCATTATTCTTATGTTGGTTTAGATCCAAACCAATTAAGCGATAAATATGCTAATTACTGGGATTTAAATGTGAATCAGACTAAAATCAATTATGAGTATTGTGTTCAAAATCCAAATAAAAATGCAGGTTATGGTCCTGAATATTGGGGTTTAACTGCTTCTTATTCAAGAAATCCTGACGGCTCTATTGGTTATAATGCACACATGCCAAGCAACGATCAAGGTGTGATTTCTCCAACAGCAGCAATCAGCTCAATTGTTTATACACCAAAAGAATCTATGGCTGTGATTAGAAATTTATACGAAAACCATAAAGAAGAAACTTGGGGAGATGCTGGTTTTTATGATGCTTTAAGTTTAGGAAATAAATGGGTGGCAAAACGCTATTTAGCAATAGATCAAGGTCCAGAACTGGTAATGATCGAAAATTACAGAACAGGATTGATATGGAAATTGTTTATGAACGCGCCAGAAGTAAAACAAGGTTTAACAAAACTTGGATTTAAATCTGGAAAATACGGGATTCAATAA
- a CDS encoding prolyl oligopeptidase family serine peptidase: MKYKLAFLSFLFSLLGFSQSETTGKINTVIMEKYELGYVLHKPANTKEKKPLIVFISGDGEKGTDLEKVKIHGPLKYLKTHQLDAYVLAPQCKEDENWDIESIYQLILKIQKENKIDSERIYVTGLSSGGWASWNLAFAHPDLFAANVPVAGFVDLIQLEKACEIANIPTRIFHGLLDDVVNVNYAITIYKELKKCNAKDVKLTIFDDAGHDSWTKVYDNQEIYDWMLQQRKTNTNK; this comes from the coding sequence ATGAAATACAAATTAGCTTTTTTATCTTTTTTGTTTTCGCTTTTAGGCTTTAGCCAGAGTGAAACAACTGGAAAAATAAATACAGTTATAATGGAAAAGTATGAGTTGGGTTATGTACTGCATAAACCAGCAAATACAAAAGAAAAAAAGCCATTAATAGTTTTTATTTCTGGAGATGGAGAAAAAGGAACTGATCTTGAGAAAGTGAAGATTCACGGTCCTTTAAAATATTTGAAAACGCATCAATTAGATGCTTACGTTCTTGCTCCACAATGTAAAGAAGATGAGAACTGGGATATAGAATCAATTTATCAGCTGATTTTAAAAATTCAGAAAGAAAATAAAATTGATTCAGAAAGAATATATGTTACTGGTTTGAGCTCAGGAGGTTGGGCTTCTTGGAATTTGGCTTTTGCACATCCAGATCTATTTGCCGCAAATGTACCTGTAGCTGGCTTTGTAGATTTGATTCAGTTAGAAAAAGCATGTGAAATAGCCAATATTCCAACCAGAATTTTTCATGGATTATTGGATGATGTGGTAAATGTGAATTATGCAATCACAATTTACAAAGAATTGAAAAAATGTAATGCAAAAGATGTAAAGCTGACCATTTTTGATGATGCAGGTCATGACAGCTGGACAAAAGTATACGATAATCAAGAAATCTATGACTGGATGTTACAGCAAAGAAAAACGAATACAAACAAATAA